A stretch of Myxococcus hansupus DNA encodes these proteins:
- a CDS encoding ABC transporter substrate-binding protein — MRRPLMLLATLALAVVACEKKNAPAPAAPSPEGQATGGPAAPVDSNTILLGEVGSLTGSEATFGVSARNGIELALNEANEAGGVKGKKLQVRVYDSQGRPEEGAQAVTRLITQDKVVAILGEAASSVSMAMAEKAQAGKVPMVTPTSTAPEVTKKGDYIFRVCFIDPFQGLVMAKFARENLKLSRVAVLRDNKSAFSMGLADVFTAKFKEFGGEVKGDESYSKGDTDFRAQLTSLKRLKPEAVFVPGYYTDVGIIARQAREIGLKVPLLGGDGWDSDKLYELGGSALEGSYFSNHYSPDNPDPVLQKFLARYKATYGSVPDSVAALAYDAARVTIDAMKRAPDLSGPSLRDAIAATKDFPGVAGRITLDANRDAVKEAVVLKVSGGKAEFVTTVTP, encoded by the coding sequence ATGCGCCGTCCCCTGATGTTGCTCGCGACCCTGGCCCTGGCCGTGGTGGCCTGCGAGAAGAAGAACGCGCCCGCCCCCGCCGCGCCCTCGCCGGAGGGACAGGCGACCGGGGGCCCGGCCGCTCCGGTGGACTCCAACACGATTCTGCTGGGAGAGGTCGGCAGCCTCACGGGCAGTGAGGCGACCTTCGGCGTCTCGGCGCGCAACGGCATCGAGCTGGCGCTGAACGAGGCCAACGAGGCGGGCGGCGTGAAGGGCAAGAAGCTCCAGGTGCGCGTGTACGACAGCCAGGGCCGGCCCGAGGAAGGCGCCCAGGCGGTGACGCGGCTCATCACCCAGGACAAGGTGGTGGCGATTCTGGGCGAGGCGGCCTCCTCCGTCTCCATGGCGATGGCGGAGAAGGCGCAGGCGGGCAAGGTGCCCATGGTGACGCCCACGTCCACCGCGCCGGAGGTGACGAAGAAGGGCGACTACATCTTCCGCGTCTGCTTCATCGACCCCTTCCAGGGGCTGGTGATGGCGAAGTTCGCGCGGGAGAACCTGAAGCTGTCCCGCGTCGCGGTGCTGCGTGACAACAAGAGCGCCTTCTCCATGGGGCTGGCGGACGTGTTCACCGCCAAGTTCAAGGAGTTCGGCGGCGAGGTGAAGGGCGACGAGAGCTACTCCAAGGGCGACACGGACTTCCGCGCGCAGCTCACGTCCCTCAAGCGGCTGAAGCCGGAAGCCGTCTTCGTGCCCGGGTACTACACGGACGTGGGCATCATCGCGCGGCAGGCGCGGGAGATTGGCCTCAAGGTGCCGTTGCTCGGCGGTGACGGCTGGGACTCCGACAAGCTGTACGAGCTGGGCGGCTCCGCGCTGGAGGGCAGCTACTTCTCCAACCACTACTCGCCGGACAACCCGGACCCGGTGCTGCAGAAGTTCCTGGCCCGCTACAAGGCGACGTACGGCAGCGTGCCGGACAGCGTGGCCGCGCTGGCGTACGACGCGGCGCGGGTGACGATTGACGCCATGAAGCGCGCGCCGGACCTGAGCGGCCCCTCGCTGCGCGACGCCATCGCCGCGACGAAGGACTTCCCCGGCGTGGCGGGCAGAATCACCCTGGACGCCAACCGCGACGCGGTGAAGGAGGCCGTGGTGCTCAAGGTCTCCGGGGGCAAGGCGGAGTTCGTCACCACGGTGACGCCGTAG